The following proteins are encoded in a genomic region of Arachis stenosperma cultivar V10309 chromosome 4, arast.V10309.gnm1.PFL2, whole genome shotgun sequence:
- the LOC130975078 gene encoding uncharacterized protein LOC130975078, giving the protein MAKVVAVHPLNRARERRAHAHEPQQQQEEEEAEEQPHFLALQPPPHYQYQQFPEGFNWEQLQGDVHQMKGDLHHLREDVDQLKETQQQQWSQVNQNIQQLQGGFENLKEQQDQINWREIQGSLGVILERQLQQMGSLAEFRHLYEERAIARGEYDGFAQTKLSYLCNAVANMNPNYPTYMQKLEELSSSLEEIAYQHKKNVKSYMRRLGFWKPKPKDYKGKEGSSKPDKGGSSPSKKKDKGKGPTN; this is encoded by the coding sequence ATGGCCAAAGTGGTGGCTGTCCACCCACTCAATAGGGCTAGAGAACGAAGAGCTCATGCCCATGaaccacaacaacaacaagaagaggaagaggcagAAGAGCAACCTCACTTCTTGGCTCTTCAACCACCACCACACTACCAATATCAACAATTTCCAGAGGGATTTAACTGGGAGCAATTGCAAGGAGATGTACACCAAATGAAAGGAGACCTACACCACTTGAGGGAAGATGTCGATCAACTCAAGGAGACTCAGCAACAACAATGGAGCCAAGTCAACCAGAACATTCAGCAACTCCAAGGGGGCTTTGAGAACCTCAAGGAGCAGCAAGATCAGATTAACTGGAGAGAGATACAAGGCAGCCTAGGAGTGATTCTGGAACGACAACTACAACAAATGGGGAGCCTTGCTGAATTCAGACACCTTTATGAAGAAAGGGCTATAGCCAGAGGGGAATATGATGGCTTTGCACAAACAAAGTTGAGCTACCTGTGCAATGCAGTGGCTAACATGAACCCTAATTACCCCACCTATATGCAGAAATTGGAGGAACTCAGCTCAAGTCTAGAAGAAATAGCATACCAACACAAGAAGAATGTGAAATCTTACATGAGAAGGTTAGGATTTTGGAAGCCCAAGCCCAAGGATTACAAAGGAAAAGAAGGTTCCTCCAAGCCAGATAAAGGTGGCTCATCCCCctccaagaagaaggacaaagGGAAGGGGCCAACGAACTAA